Genomic segment of Iocasia fonsfrigidae:
TTATGGTCCGGAGGTATATAAGATCTGCAAAAAATATCTGGAGCTGCGTGAAAAGTTGCGCCCCTATATTAAAGGGTTAATGCAGGAAGCCCACCAGAAAGGAACTCCACTAATGAGACCGCTTTTCTATGATTTTTTTGATGATGAAAACGTCTGGGAAATTGAAGATCAATATATGTTCGGTAGTGATATACTTGTCTGCCCGATTCTTTATGAAGATAGGCGGGAAAGGGAAGTTTATTTGCCTGCTGGTAGGTGGAGGAATATCAATAATAATAAGGTCTATCAAGGTAGTAAAAAGTATTTATGTGAGGCCCCTCTGGATTCTATTCCGGTCTTTGTTAGGGAAGGCAAACTGGAAGAGCTGTAATACTATAATTACAAAAGATACTTGCATCATAAAGAAAAGTAGGATGTAAAATTGATTAGAAGCCATTATTAAAAAGTTGGGATAAATGTTCAGGTGAATAATAAAAAGAAAGGAGTGGTGAAGGCTGATGAAAACACAGATTGACACACAGGGGTTATTTGATTATGATGGTGGTTTTTATGGGAAAATAGCCATGGTATTTGATTGTTTTATGTTAAATGTCTTGTGGATAGTCTTCAGCCTTCCCATTGTTACTTTTGGTGCAGCAAGCACTGCCTTTTATTATACAGCAGTTAAAGTTATCAAAAAGGATAGGGGTAATATACTGGAACAATTTTTAAATGCTTTTAAAATAAACTTTAAAGATGCTACAATACTATGGCTGCTTATTGTAGTACTCAGCTTTATTTTCCAGCTAAATGTGGGGATATTGTCCTCGCTAACAGAAGGAAATGTCAGTTTATTCTTTAGGTGTTTCTATATTTTCCTTTCAGTCTTTATCATAGGAATAGCAATGTATGCCTTTCCGGCCCTTTCTCGTTTTGATATGAGTACTAGCTGGATTTTAAAGCTATCAATCTATATGACAGTACGCTATTTTCCGATAACATTAATATTGTTTGTGATATTATTATTATCAGCTCTCTTATTATATTTACTTCCTATATTTGTAATTATACTACCGACTGGCTCTATTATTGTATATTCATATTTTATGGAGAAGGTTCTCCTAAAACATACACCTGGAGTATAATAGTTTCACCATAGGACGAAATGAGATGTTATTGCTGTGTA
This window contains:
- a CDS encoding YesL family protein, whose translation is MKTQIDTQGLFDYDGGFYGKIAMVFDCFMLNVLWIVFSLPIVTFGAASTAFYYTAVKVIKKDRGNILEQFLNAFKINFKDATILWLLIVVLSFIFQLNVGILSSLTEGNVSLFFRCFYIFLSVFIIGIAMYAFPALSRFDMSTSWILKLSIYMTVRYFPITLILFVILLLSALLLYLLPIFVIILPTGSIIVYSYFMEKVLLKHTPGV